DNA sequence from the Glycine soja cultivar W05 chromosome 18, ASM419377v2, whole genome shotgun sequence genome:
CAATTTTGGGCTTGAGGAATGAAATAACGAGATTGCAAAAAAATGGAGGACTCAAttggtgaattaaattataggggggtcaaatttgaaatctaagaCAAATAGGGGGACTAAATTTGTAATTAAGCCTTTTACAAATGGGatgaaaaaaacaattaacaatGGAGTCATGATTCCGTTGTTAATTCTTTTTACCCcccatttataaaataaataacatttttgttGTACATTTTGATAGTTCATAACGAAAATGTATTTGCGTTGTACTATTTGTTGGTCACCACCATTTAcgcaacaaaaacatatttccattgttgaattgaGAAATTGTCCaatgaaaatatgtttccatTGTTATATTTTTGCTGATGCATTTTGCAAAACATAAATGTATTCGTTGTATACTTGCACAATGGAGATATGTTtccattttgaaaaatgattgCAAAAAGAAATAACAACTGCAACATGTTTCCATGTGGTTTTTGTCTGTGAGCCAcaataattaaatgtttaagGACCTCAACTTGCAACACAATATGCATGACTTACACCAATTAAGAAACTTTATAGTCcacattaaatgaataaaaatattaactaaagtTTTAACAAGTTTCAAATGAAtacacataaaaatatttaatataagagAAGTTAAATAAAACAACTAATCCTTAGTAATGTCAACTACATATTGAGATCCTATAGTTGAATGAAACATTATTAAGTTGAATTCTTGTATGTGTCCTAGGTACAATCTCTGCCATGAACGAGCTTCATGTGTGTAGTATGTATTCCATTGTGATGCAATAGGAGGCATGTGGACAATCATCTTTCAAATACATCAATATTATCACAAAAAATGGTACAGTTGAGTTAGTGAACAAATCAATTAATGGTTGCAATACTAAAAAGTCGCTTAAGTAGATGTTGTATACATGCATAAAGTGATTTCTATTAACAAATCCAATTGCAATAAGGAATTCTTGTGCCACAAATGGTGTCGAACTCCATAGCAAAAAGAAAGTCCAACTTTGGAGCATAGATAAAGAAACCAAGACAACATTATACTGACTAGCAATGACATAACCCATGTCAAGAATGGTCATCCACTTGTTAATAGATGCTATTGGGCCAAGATGGACATACAAAGAGTCTAATGATTTAAGTAGTTTGTCCTGTGTGCCAAACAACTCAACATATTGAGAATCTCATGTTTGAAGTTTCCAAATAAAGTATTGTCGAACAAGAGCCCATAATTCCTCACCCTAACCTAGTAAAGTTGTAATTGCCCTATAACCGCAACTTTCTTTAGGTCtcacatcaatattttttatgatgtaCTGTTGTAATGGATTGGAAAATTCATCCatataagacatttttttgTTCGCTTATTGTTACTAACATCTTTGAGAGCCACACTTGGAGTTCCTAAACTATCAATCATTGTGTTCATTTCATTGACTCACTCCCACATTGAAGGTTCACGTTTAGTAGATTTCATAAACTTTGCTGCaccatttgtttttttactttctctagAGGGGAACACATTGAAGTAGTATCTAGAAATGCAAGTTCATGGATCTTATTCTGCAATGTCATTTTCCTGACCACATCAAGTTCTAAACGTTTCTTTAACAATGCATCGACCTCATTTGTGAGAGTTAAGTCCCCCCAAAAATCACATGCATCATCTATACAACTAATGGACAACATCTTCCAATGCACATGAATGCACGACAAAGGTATTGAACCACTAATATGGCTATACCTCGAAATTTTACATGTATACAGTAGATCGTGAGTAATTCTAAGTGTGCAACCACAAACAGAACTATCAACACCAATAGTTGCAGACCGTTTCAACTCATCAAAGACTAAACTTTGTGCTTATGTTGAAACAAAACCCCGTAGTCTCTTGTAAAATAGTGTATTGAACCTATGGTCAACCACATTAATGCTTTTATGAAACAACACCTTAAGTTCAGTATGTTGCAGTATAAGCATGTTATTCATTGAATCCAAACAAGTACAAAATCTCCTATGCTATCACGAAGCAACATCTTTAGTCTTGCATGTGCGCCTTTAACCTTGTAAAGTAGTTTAGTGTAATGTCAACATAAAATacatagaaaaaacaaaatgagaaacaagtaagtaattaaaaaaatgtgaacaaAACTTGACCATACTTTACCATGTTTTTGGTCATTTGACTAAGCACAGTTTTTTCTTCACCGCTTAAATGACCAACATACACATGTCCCAACAATATTTCACTGATTTTGTGATTATGAATacaagaaataacaaaaaaatttcaacctACCTCTTTGACAAACTTTCCCTTTAATTTAAAGGGATACCCATATTTTCTAGTTCTAATGCTCTTGCGAATTAGCTTATCCTTGTGTTGCTTGTACTACCCTCCATTTTCAATACCTAGTACAACACATATTTTTCTCCCATTTTTTGacctaagaatgacaagaacaAATCCAAGACTTTTCCCAAAATCTCAAACCCAACGCAACAAATCATCTTGATTTGcaaaaacctaaaaaaacaaaatatttttttttcacttaaacaacatacataaatataaaatcaattgtCAACTAATCAACTTACCTCATTGGTCGTGAAATGATTGAAAAAGTTAGGGTAATCAAGTTGGGGGTTTAATGTCCAACTCATTGTTAGGATCTTCATTTGATTAATTGGGatggtaaaaaaaacattttggttATCATCAAGCATGTTTCCaaaatgttaaattagtttGTAGGTCCCCATATTATTACCAAATTTTTGTTTAGGTCCctatacttgattttttttaattgggttcctatattaattttaaatttgtaaccAAGTTCCTATGTTAATTTGtcatgataaatttgttagatTTGATGGAATATTTcattatatacacacacacttaCCAACCCTAAATCAATACATCTAAATTGATTACAAAGGTGTGAGCCTTAAACCACAAACGGTTATAGATATGACTAATGagatacaaataaaattaaaaacaaattaatgattaatcatgCATTAGACTTGCGGTTACAAtttgaaagaatgaaaaaaaaagaatgttgaGACACGTAAAAAAACTAATACCCCTAATTagtgttatttaattaaaaatattaattgtatctctctattttaattaatgcctgatttttttattcctcaTAACTTAAGTGTATTTAATTCTTCATTTATTTAGAATATACTATTTGGGAGTTGAGTTTTGGGATACATTTTTCCAACGTGTCTATTTCccaaataatttgttaatttttaaaaacagaaacaaaataaaattgtacattaacataaaagtttaattataatCGTTACATTTTCTATAAAGATTTTTATaccatcaaaattaaaaattacttattatgaattttaaaatattttttatactataaataacaatttataaCTAGATGATACTactataacataaaaaatgtttatattgttaatatattctaattaaattctaaacataattttgaaataaaatatttatccttGTTGTAAAGACTATTTATAAAGACTTTTATCGTACctttctttatttaaaattttcgaaTTCTTATTTTCTACTTAATCAAATTGATGAAGTCACTAActaaaacattatattttacaaaaaaaaaaaagtttcttcaGTTGAAGTCATGATGTCATATTTTACTAAATCATTTAATAGAATATTgaggaaaaaagaataaataatttgttatgtaatttaaatattaattatgataaatttattaacttttaaaataattacttaaaaataattactttaagatgtttttatacataaagaactTACTTTTTCATGGCTTAGAAGAATAGGAATAATTTGttctgaaaattataattcttaGCTATAACTAAATTTTGTTTAGTTAATCCTAAATATTCTTAGAAATACTTTATCTAAGTTATTTGAAAATTGAgtgatatgatatttttattaaattttttaattattcattatattaaatgatataataagagtgacatatatttttatcacaGAAAACTCTATTAActcaaaaagttatatttaaactCTATTAActcaaaaagttatattttcacTTCTCACGTGGGAATAATTGTGTGGAAacataacttaaaaataaattatttttgagaaACAATGTTTAACacgaaagttattttttttaaaaaaataataaaccaaaTATAGAAAACAAACACTCCCAATCTTTGATTTttagaaaactaaaaatttattttataccaaATATTCCTAAAAAGTCccactaattaaaatttattattggttaatagtataaaaaaattctatcgAGAATGTCTGATCAAGTGATCGTTATTACACTTTTTCTTTAGGTCTCCATTAACCtcattcttaaaattaaagaaataaaaaaattagaattacaATTCTTCAATTATGTTAATCTAACAGTTTTTTCTTTGACCAAGATGTTAATCTAACAGTTGATTAAGTGATAAGATTACTACTCGTATGTTAGATCAATAAAGATGTAATGGTTTAACACGACTAAAGAGGTGATTTACCGAGAAACAACAAGAGAGAAAACGTCGTCGTGTTGTTTGGGGCGCGTGTTGACGAGACTGGCAGAGTCGCCGGCTGAGGATTTGATAGAAAGAAAGACAGAAAaaggtttcttcttcttcatattcGCCACTTCAAATTTCACATTCCTTTGGTGCTTCCTTCGTAGATCCCACTCTCTCTGCTTCTTCGCTTTACCTCACTCTCaggtcattttttttctcactctTCTCACTTCAACCCACAATTTTTATGCCATCTCACACCGTAAAAAATTCGTCCTTTTCACTTCCCCCACATTGTTCCCATTCTTGTCGACGATTTCCGCCTTCTGGGTATTTCGTAATTGTAGCGGTTTAGTTGTGACGATTCGAATACATGataatagtattatatatatatatataattaattaattgcttCCTTGGAATGTTTGGCAATGCACTTTAGATTATTCCGGAGTTCACAAGCTTTCCACTTTCTACCAATTATATGCATTTAGAGTTAGGCATATCATGAAATGGACCtaaaattgaatgattgaacTAGTTAGCATCTTTCTGCCACTAATTGTGTGAGCGGTCATAAACTTGATTTTGAGCGATCTTGATTTTAGGTGAAGGGGAATTTGAAGTGAAGTGATTTATGattggaattttttattttggaagtAATTTTGTAGTGAAAGTTAGTATCAAAATTTCAACTTAGCACAGaagttgtatatatattttttaggagcgaagttaatttttaatcattgtaACTAAATATGCAAAAGTTTGccaaaattatgttttgttcCATGCAAATCTGTGTTTCGTGAGCTGAAATGCTCCCCCATACTATAAGCAATTGCATGTGCTTGCAATCGGATTTGATACTTGATTGATGCTCCGCCTATGAGTATATTCTTTATGAGCTTAACTTACATGATTTGATGAACTTGGTGGTCTTACTGGTCTGTTGGGTTAAGTTGTTCTTAGGGTAGAATGGTCCTAGTGCTAAGTATTACTATTTATTATTGTCTTGTAAATGCTTAATTTAGATTCCTTGTTATTGGCATTTTCTGGCTTGTTTGATTGCCTGTTTTGATTATATATTATTGTCTTTGGTAATTTGGATTTTCTCTGGGGTTTCAGATGGCTGTGAATTTTGGGAATATCTTGTTTACGTCGTCTCAGTCTAGCTCACAGGTTCATGGGGTCACTGATTCTGTCCAGGTTGCAGTGTGTTCTCTTTGTCAAAAGGCCCTATCACCTGATAATGAGATGGCAAGCGATCTTGCTAGCAGTGGTGTGTGTGGTGATTGTAAATTTTTGTTACTTGAAGACTTTGGGAATCATACACTTACCCAAAGCTCACGATGGAGGCTTAGAGGAAGATTCAGGCACAACAGTTCTGAATCCGTTGAGAATAATTTCTCACAGCAGATCCCCCATGTGGTTAATACTGTGAGGCAACATCAGTCAGCTGCTTCTGGGGAGGATGATCAACTTGTAGATGGTGATACCCCTGCTTGGTCATTGCAATATGCTAGTGCACATACTACCCCTAGTGGGTCTAGAAGGTGGAGGCAGGTTCTCTCTGACACTGACAGTGATGGTTTTGATAATTGGAATTCTCTTTATGGCGAAAATGAATCAAGTGCAAGTTTTAGACAGTACAGGCTTCCCCATGGCGAGACTGATTCTTTCTCCCACAGTGCTTATGGAGGTGACTCAGATATCTCTATGGATACTCATAGTTTTGTAGGCACTAGAGTCTTAAATTTTCCAGATGAGGGAGATGAGTTTGACAGTGACACTGACATAGATCCAATGCATGCTGGTCTCAGCCAATGGATTTCTACTGATGAAGACGAtgaagaggaggaagaggaagaagaagaagaggaggaggaggaggaggatagGGAATGGGAATTAGCTGAGGCTGAGGAAGCTGAAGCCACATCCCaccttcaaatttttttcaCCTCTAGTCCAAGTGAGAGCAGGGATCACATTAATTCTACTGAATCTGGGGGAATGTTTAGCCAGATAATCCGGGAGACCTGGCATGCTTTTGAGGATGTTGATTTACCTCATGGAGCAAACTTTGGGGATTATCTTGATGCTAGAGGTTTTGAAGATCTGCTTGAGCATCTTGCTGAGAATGACAGCTCAAGACGAGGAGCACCTCCTGCTGCTGTGTCTTTTGTGAATAATCTGCCACGTGTAGTCATTGGCAAGGAAAATGAGAAGCACGGGGAACTAGTTTGTGCCATTTGCAAGGATGTCTTGACACCCGGCACTGAAGTCAATCAACTTCCATGCTCTCACCTTTATCACAACAATTGTATTTTTCCGTGGTTGAGTGCACGAAATTCATGCCCTCTTTGTCGGTATGAACTTCCAACTGATGATAAGGATTATGAAGAGGGAAAGCAGAACATTGATAGTAGAAATGTGATCCATGAGAGGCAGAGAATAGATGTAACAGATGATAGTTCTTCTGATGTTTCTGATGGAGATGAGGTGAATGAAGAAACTGGTAGTAGTCAAGGTGGAATACAGCAGGGACTTCTGAGCTCAGGTTCTACCATGAATTCTTCTGCAACAAGAAGTGGTAGAGGAAGATGGTTTTTTCTTGCTGCAGCTCCAATTGTTAGTCTAGTGGGCATTGTTCTTGTCTTGTGGTTAGGTAATAACAACTCTCAGATTGAAGGAAGTAGACATCTGGGCGTTCACTACTTATCCGGGCAAAATCAGCACACCATTCATGCTTATTCCTCTCCAAACCAGAGGGAGGGTAGAAGCAGAAGGTGGTGGTGCCCATTCTAAGTGCTTCTTGATTTGTCTATCAATATGCCTCATGATGGCCACTTGGGATGAAATTTTTAACTGACTCATGGCGTGCCTTTTGTCCTCAGTCCTCACTAATTCAAGAAGACATGTACAGATTTTAGTTTGTAATATCGTATCTGcttttgtttcttgtttcctttttttcc
Encoded proteins:
- the LOC114396734 gene encoding uncharacterized protein LOC114396734 — protein: MAVNFGNILFTSSQSSSQVHGVTDSVQVAVCSLCQKALSPDNEMASDLASSGVCGDCKFLLLEDFGNHTLTQSSRWRLRGRFRHNSSESVENNFSQQIPHVVNTVRQHQSAASGEDDQLVDGDTPAWSLQYASAHTTPSGSRRWRQVLSDTDSDGFDNWNSLYGENESSASFRQYRLPHGETDSFSHSAYGGDSDISMDTHSFVGTRVLNFPDEGDEFDSDTDIDPMHAGLSQWISTDEDDEEEEEEEEEEEEEEEDREWELAEAEEAEATSHLQIFFTSSPSESRDHINSTESGGMFSQIIRETWHAFEDVDLPHGANFGDYLDARGFEDLLEHLAENDSSRRGAPPAAVSFVNNLPRVVIGKENEKHGELVCAICKDVLTPGTEVNQLPCSHLYHNNCIFPWLSARNSCPLCRYELPTDDKDYEEGKQNIDSRNVIHERQRIDVTDDSSSDVSDGDEVNEETGSSQGGIQQGLLSSGSTMNSSATRSGRGRWFFLAAAPIVSLVGIVLVLWLGNNNSQIEGSRHLGVHYLSGQNQHTIHAYSSPNQREGRSRRWWCPF